Genomic DNA from Acidobacteriota bacterium:
TCGTCATCATTCCGTATCTGGCGTTGCGGCAAGGCTTCGGCTACCGCTGGCACGATTTCGGCCTGTCGGCGCGGGCGTTGCGCAAGCATTGGAAAGTCATCGTCGGCATGTCGCTGGCCGCCTTGTTGCTGAATTACTTTTTAGGCAGCGCCGCCGCGCCGATTCGCCGCAGTGAATTCAGCACGCGGCAGTTACTGATTGCCACGCCGCTCTGTTTCGCCTGGCTCGTCTTTGAAGTCGGCCTTGTCGAAGAGTTTTTCTTTCGCGCCGTGTTGCTCGAACGGCTGGCGGCCTGGCTGCGTTCCGATTTGAACGGCGTCATCGTAATGGCGCTGGTGTTTGGGTTGGCCCACGCGCCGGGCTACGTCTTGCGTGGCGCAGGCGCAGTCGAGGCCGTTGGCGCTCACCCTTCGATCCTGGAAGCCGCCGCCTACGCCATCGTGATCGTCTCGGCCACGGGCTTCTTTTTCGCCGTCATCTGGACGCGGACGAAAAACCTTTGGGCGTTGATACTGATTCACGCTGCGACCGATTTGCTGCCGCAGTTGGCCGAGTTTGTGCGCGTCTGGCAAGTAAGGTAAGGCGTAACCTGACTTCTGTCACTGAACCTGCCCCGCATCAGCCAAACTTTCCGGGCTTCAACCGAACTTAGCTTGACCCGCCTGCTGGCGCTGATTTACTCTGCCATCTACTTCAGACGACTGGCACGTCCCAATATAAAGCATTCATTACAGGCAAAGATTACAGAGCGTCCAGAAGCAGACGCAGCATTCTTCAACGCATCAGCCGGGATGAAAAAAGCACCAGGATTTCGGCAGTCTGCCGACCGTCACGCGGACAGTCTCACACTGCTATCCAAGATCAGCACAACCAATGGAGGTTTCAATATGTGCATCGCTCTTCGTTTTGCGCGCACGCTAGTTTTATTGGCGCTTTTGAGCGCGCTCGGGTTCGCCCAATCCGCCGTCACCGGCGCGGTCAGCGGCACTGCCACTGATCCGAGTGGCGCGGTCATTCCAAGCGCGACCGTGACCCTGCGGAATGTCGGCACGGGCAAGGAAGAAAGCGCCGCGACCGGCTCCGAAGGCCGCTACAAATTCACCAACCTGCAACCCGGCAGCTATACCGTCTCCGTCAAGGCGGCGGGCTTCTCCGAATTCAAGCTCTCCGGCGTCGTCGTCGAAG
This window encodes:
- a CDS encoding CPBP family intramembrane metalloprotease; this encodes MLQLFKNKFVLAYLLLYALSLAFLVRAGHSVGEGLLGLLILGVGFSALAWWLCKGAVPLPVFTKPARNEMLTVLGCVVLVTLYLMVGAHSFNQLLPNAVTASPRALYVFTLVKKLAVFVIIPYLALRQGFGYRWHDFGLSARALRKHWKVIVGMSLAALLLNYFLGSAAAPIRRSEFSTRQLLIATPLCFAWLVFEVGLVEEFFFRAVLLERLAAWLRSDLNGVIVMALVFGLAHAPGYVLRGAGAVEAVGAHPSILEAAAYAIVIVSATGFFFAVIWTRTKNLWALILIHAATDLLPQLAEFVRVWQVR